The following nucleotide sequence is from Nautilia sp. PV-1.
TAAAAGCTGTTTTTGTTTGTTTTTTTTCGCAATCAGATCTTTGTTTAAACTGTTTAGATATATACCAGTCCCAATTATCATATCAAGAGGCTTGAAATATTTCACATAAGATATTTTTTCCATAGACTTGCCGTTAGGAAAATAAGCTGCGTATTCTACAAACGTTCCGTCAGGATGTTTAAGGGCCGATTTAATAATAAGCTGGACTATTTTCTGTCCGTCTCTGACTACATTCCACCTGTTTTGACCAATGTATTTATGGTTAATGTGATAAATCGTATTGCCTTTTGAATCAAATATAAAAATATATCCGTTGTCAGGCCATCTTAATTTATCCATAACGCTTTGAATAAGTTTAAGCGTTTTATTTTTGTCGTTCGGATTGCTTTTATACAGGGCTTCGATAATATTGTAGGTAATATTTATTCTTTTTTTGGTAGTGAATTTCAAATTTTTAAAAAAGTTCTTTTCAGTCTGTACAAGTTCTTTTTTAAAAGTCTGTTTTATTGTAAATATTGTACCGAAACTTATAAATAATATAGTCAGTAAAACCGAAACAACCGGCAAGCCTATTATAAGTTTCGGTATTAATTTCGATTTATTTTTATACATATTTTCCGGTCTTTCTTTTTAGTGTATTATAGCATTAAATGTTTAATTAAAAATATCTGATATAATTTTAATAAAAATAAAAGGTGCGTAATGATATTAATCTCCGGTCCTTGTGTAATAGAAAGCAAAGAACAGATTTTTAAAATAGCGGAATATTTAAAACCGTACAGTGACAAATATGAATTTTATTTCAAAGCTAGCTACGATAAAGCAAACAGAACGTCTTTAAACAGCTACAGAGGCCCTGGAATTGAAAAAGGCCTGGAAATTTTAAACGAAGTTAAAGAAAAATTCGGATATAAATTACTAACAGACGTGCACGAAACCTGGCAGGTAAAAAAGGCAGCCGAGGTAGTAGACGTGCTTCAGATACCGGCGTTTTTATGCAGACAGACGGATTTGCTGGTTGAAGCGGCAAAAACCGACAAAATCGTAAATATTAAAAAAGGACAGTTTATGAATCCGGCCGATATGAAATATTCTGTCCTTAAAGTGCTGCAGACAAGAGGATGTAATAAAGCGACATATGAAAACGCTCAAAAACACGGTGTATGGCTTACAGAAAGAGGCACAACATTCGGATACGGAAACCTTGTGGTGGATATGAGAAGTTTATATATAATGAGAGAATACGCACCAGTAATATTTGACGCTACACATGCTGTTCAGATGCCCGGAGGCGCAGGAGGCAAAAGCAGCGGTAAAAGGGAATATGTGCCTGTTTTAAGCAGAGCGGCAGCAGCTGTGGGAATAGACGGATTTTTCTTTGAAACACATTATAATCCTGATGAGGCTCTAAGCGACGGGCTTAATATGATTACACCGGATACATTGGAAACAACATTAAAAGAAATTGAGTGTATAACAAATTGCAAGGAGAATAAATGAAAATAATTGAAGGAAACTTACAGTTAAACGGAAACGAAAAAATAGCTATAATAGCCAGCAGATTTAACCATCTGATAACTGACAGATTGGTTGAAGGCGCAAAAGACGCGTTTTTAAGAAACGGCGGAAAAGAAGAAAATTTGGAACTGATATTAGTCCCCGGTGCGTTTGAACTTCCTTTCGGATTAAAAAGAGCCATCAAAACAGGAAAATATGACGGAGTATGCTGTGTAGGTGCGGTAATCAGAGGAGCGACACCTCATTTTGACTACGTAGCGGCCGAAGCTACAAAAGGTATTGCCAATACTACTTTACAGGCGGATATTCCCGTAACATTCGGTCTTTTAACAACAGACACCATCGAACAGGCAATTGAAAGGGCCGGAACTAAAGCCGGAAACAAAGGTTTTGAGGCAATGCTTGGACTGATCGAAATGATTAATCTTTACAAAGAGATAAATTGAATTTTAATATAAAAAACACACTGGATTTTTCAATCCTGATTTCAATAATGATTTTAATTTTAACGGGGGTGTTTTTGAGATTTTTCAAATATTTTTTTACTCCCGTAACAACGGAAAAACTAGCACTTTTATTAATTCCTGAAATGTTTATTGCATTAGGATTAATAACTATAAAACTTTGGAGGAAATAATGGCTACGATAACACATGCTAGAGAAGCTGTAATACAGACGCTATATGCACAGGAAATGGGTAACGACCAGGCAATAGAGCAGTTTGAAGAAATACTGAAAGACAAAAAAGTAAAAGGCGGCAAAGCCGAATTTGCAAAAAAACTTCTAAAAGGTATTTTAGAACATATTGATGAAATTGACGAAATCATCAAAAATCATCTGATTGACTGGGATTTTGACAGATTGGACAAAGTAGACAAACAGATACTGAGAGTAGGAATATACGAAATACTGTATACCGACACTCCTTATCAGATCGTAATAGACGAAGCTGTAAAAATAGCAAAAAATTTTTCAGAAGACAAAGCAAAAAGTTTCATAAACGGTATTTTGGACAAGGTTGCCAAGGAAAAACCAACTAATGAAAAAAATTGAAACTTTAAAAGAAAAAATATTAAGACACAATATAGTAGCTACATATTCTATTTTAATATTTTTAACTTTTGCTTCTTTTGCCATTACTTTTTTTATAATGTATGAAAAATATCAGACAGAAATATATTTAATAAAAAACAATTACATCGAAAATCAAAAAAATATGATGGAACATCAAGTTAATAATATAATAAAATTAATCAGTACGTTAAGACAAGAAAAATTAAAAGAAGTAAAAAAATTTTTAAAAACTTCCAATATAAACGCAGTTAAAATTCTTCAAAAAAATGAAAATCATCTTTATGATATTATGAATTATATCGATAAAGTAACTCCATTTGTCCACTGGGCCCTTACAGACCTGAAAGGAAACCTTATTTATAGCAGTATGGAAGATTTTAACCATACAAAAAGAATTAAATTAATAAAAACACTGCTGAATAAAAATATTAATCAAATATATTTTAAACATCATACATCACTAGGTGATAAAATAACATATCAACATATATTTGATAAATATTTACTGACAGCAGCTATATATAAAAAAGAAATAGACAAAATGGTAAAACATAAAATTATAAAAATTATATACAACGTAAGATTCGGTCCTAAAAATCATGGATATATATCTATAGCTGAAATACTTAATTATAAAGGCGGGAAAAATTTCGCAAAAGTGGTAGCTCTTCCGGTAAATCCCAAAATGGTCGGAAAACTTTTAAGCGACGACAAAAAAGACGCAAAAGGAAAGCTTTACAGAAAAGAATATCTTAAAATCGCCAATACCACCGGTGAAGGATTTGTAACATACTGGTTTTATAAATATTCAACAAAAGTTATAAGACCTAAAATTTCATATGTAAAACTGTACAAACCATGGAACTGGCTCATATTTACAAGTGTTTTTATAGATGATATTGATAATGTCATCAAAAAAAAAGAACAAATATTTAAAAAAGATTTGAAAATTTTATCAGGTCTGTATTTACTGATATTTTTTATAATCTTACTTATAGCCGATTATATAATAAAAAAACAAAACGCTATTATCGAAAAAATAATAGACGAATTTGAAAAAAGAATAAACACCAAAAACCAAATGCTTGAAGACCTAAATAAAAATTTAAAAAACGAAGTTCATAAAAAAACAAAAGAACTGACTAAAAACATGTTTACGGACAACCTTACAAACCTTCCTAACAGAGAAAAACTGATCAATGATTTCGAAGACAAATACATAGCCATCATCAACATAGACGATTTCAAAGAAATAAACGACTTCTTCGGTGTAAAAGAAGGTGATAAACTGATAAAAGAATTCGGAGAGTTTTTAAATAAAATTCAAAAAACATATAAACTTTCAGGAGATGAATACGCTATTATAGAAAAAACACCAGCAAAATTGAAACATATCTCTTCAGATATTATTGAGAAACTTAAAAGTTTAAAATTCAAAATAGGAAATGAAGAAATAAAAATAAATATTACCGTAGGTATCGGAAAAACGCTCGCAGAAGCCGATACGGCCCTGAAATACGCAAAAAAAAGAAAAAAACAGATAATAGTATATAATAAAAAACTTCCTATTTTAAAAGAATTTGAAGAAAATCTGAAATGGAAAAAAATAATAAACGAAGCAATAGAAAACGACAATGTTATACCTTACGTACAGGCTATAATAAACAACAAAACCAAACAGGTTGAAAAATATGAATGTTTAATGAGAATAAAACATAATAATAAAATTTATACCCCGTTTCATTTTCTTGAAATTGCCAAAAAAACACACCAGTATGAAGCTCTTCAAACAATTATCATTGAAAAATGCTTTAATAAATTTTCTAAACTTCCTTATAATTTTTCTATTAATCTTTCTTTAAGAGACCTTAAAAACGACCAGTTTGTTAAACATCTTACAGAAAAAATAAATGAATACAATGTAGCACACAAATTAACAGTAGAACTGCTTGAAGACGAAGAGATGATATCTGATAAAAAAATAAATGACGTAATTTACAGTCTGTCTGAAATGGGTGTTAAAATAGCTATAGACGATTTTGGCAGTGGATATTCAAATTTTGTTTATTTAATTAAAAATTTAC
It contains:
- the kdsA gene encoding 3-deoxy-8-phosphooctulonate synthase yields the protein MILISGPCVIESKEQIFKIAEYLKPYSDKYEFYFKASYDKANRTSLNSYRGPGIEKGLEILNEVKEKFGYKLLTDVHETWQVKKAAEVVDVLQIPAFLCRQTDLLVEAAKTDKIVNIKKGQFMNPADMKYSVLKVLQTRGCNKATYENAQKHGVWLTERGTTFGYGNLVVDMRSLYIMREYAPVIFDATHAVQMPGGAGGKSSGKREYVPVLSRAAAAVGIDGFFFETHYNPDEALSDGLNMITPDTLETTLKEIECITNCKENK
- the ribE gene encoding 6,7-dimethyl-8-ribityllumazine synthase, coding for MKIIEGNLQLNGNEKIAIIASRFNHLITDRLVEGAKDAFLRNGGKEENLELILVPGAFELPFGLKRAIKTGKYDGVCCVGAVIRGATPHFDYVAAEATKGIANTTLQADIPVTFGLLTTDTIEQAIERAGTKAGNKGFEAMLGLIEMINLYKEIN
- the nusB gene encoding transcription antitermination factor NusB, which produces MATITHAREAVIQTLYAQEMGNDQAIEQFEEILKDKKVKGGKAEFAKKLLKGILEHIDEIDEIIKNHLIDWDFDRLDKVDKQILRVGIYEILYTDTPYQIVIDEAVKIAKNFSEDKAKSFINGILDKVAKEKPTNEKN
- a CDS encoding EAL domain-containing protein, which translates into the protein MKKIETLKEKILRHNIVATYSILIFLTFASFAITFFIMYEKYQTEIYLIKNNYIENQKNMMEHQVNNIIKLISTLRQEKLKEVKKFLKTSNINAVKILQKNENHLYDIMNYIDKVTPFVHWALTDLKGNLIYSSMEDFNHTKRIKLIKTLLNKNINQIYFKHHTSLGDKITYQHIFDKYLLTAAIYKKEIDKMVKHKIIKIIYNVRFGPKNHGYISIAEILNYKGGKNFAKVVALPVNPKMVGKLLSDDKKDAKGKLYRKEYLKIANTTGEGFVTYWFYKYSTKVIRPKISYVKLYKPWNWLIFTSVFIDDIDNVIKKKEQIFKKDLKILSGLYLLIFFIILLIADYIIKKQNAIIEKIIDEFEKRINTKNQMLEDLNKNLKNEVHKKTKELTKNMFTDNLTNLPNREKLINDFEDKYIAIINIDDFKEINDFFGVKEGDKLIKEFGEFLNKIQKTYKLSGDEYAIIEKTPAKLKHISSDIIEKLKSLKFKIGNEEIKINITVGIGKTLAEADTALKYAKKRKKQIIVYNKKLPILKEFEENLKWKKIINEAIENDNVIPYVQAIINNKTKQVEKYECLMRIKHNNKIYTPFHFLEIAKKTHQYEALQTIIIEKCFNKFSKLPYNFSINLSLRDLKNDQFVKHLTEKINEYNVAHKLTVELLEDEEMISDKKINDVIYSLSEMGVKIAIDDFGSGYSNFVYLIKNLPINIIKIDGTLVKDILEDEKLKKLLKRIVEIAKDFNFETIAEFVENEKLYLELIKLNVDASQGYHFSKPFNIEGLK